DNA sequence from the Devosia lacusdianchii genome:
CGCCCCCATGTCGATTGGAGCGCGTGGCTCGAACGACAGGCCCATAACGCCACTTTCGAACGCCCGCGTCTCCACCAGCACCATGTCCCGCTTCTCCGCCAGCTCTCCGAACCACGAGGCGCCCGGAGACACAGTCGGAAACACGAACAGGTTGAACCGGTCGACCAGTCCCAGCCGAACCATGGATCGGGCCAGCTCCGCTCCGCCGGACAGATGGATGTCGCCGCCAGGCTTCGCCTTCAGCTCGGCGATGAACGCGACCAGCGCCGCATCGTCCTCCGCCACGACCTGCCGGGCATTGTGCCACCACTCCAGCGGCCGCGAGCCGCTGCGCGAGATCACCAGCTTCTCGGTGTCGTGCATGTGCCGCGCCATCTGCTGGTTGCTGTCGGTGCCTTCGCCCGAGGCCAGCGCGCTAGGCCAATAGGCCACCATTTCGTCATAGGTCGTCCGCCCCACCAGCAGCGTATCCGACGTCTTGGCATTGGCGTTGATCTGCCGATAGAGGTCGTCGCCGACCCCACCGATCCACTCGAGGGGCTGGTCCAACCGCCCGTTGAGCGTCGTCATCATACCCAGAACCAGTTTGCGCATCATCGCCTCTAAAGTTAGCTGTTGGGATAAGTAATAGTTCGTGCCTCACCCTGCTGGTGAGGCTTGGCCTAGTTCTCGACGAGTGCGGCCAGCTGTGCTGCCACAGTGCCCCACCCGTCATAGAAGCCCAGGTCGCGATGCATCTTCTGGTCGTCCGGATTGCGATGCATCACCAGCGCGCGGTAGGCCGTGCCAAGATCGTGGTCATCAAGCGTAATGATCGCGGTCATGAAGGGCTGTTCGGCCGGGCGATACCCGCCCACCAGGGCGTTGGTGAAGACGATGCGTTTGCCGGGATCGATCT
Encoded proteins:
- a CDS encoding dihydrofolate reductase family protein, with the translated sequence MRKLVLGMMTTLNGRLDQPLEWIGGVGDDLYRQINANAKTSDTLLVGRTTYDEMVAYWPSALASGEGTDSNQQMARHMHDTEKLVISRSGSRPLEWWHNARQVVAEDDAALVAFIAELKAKPGGDIHLSGGAELARSMVRLGLVDRFNLFVFPTVSPGASWFGELAEKRDMVLVETRAFESGVMGLSFEPRAPIDMGAPVRFTELLT
- a CDS encoding SRPBCC family protein; this encodes MTLDPERDLEITRTIKAPRSAVWAAWTNPASFEQWWVPAPALCKVETMDVRPGGALITRISEGGSPFGPHLSACYLEIDPGKRIVFTNALVGGYRPAEQPFMTAIITLDDHDLGTAYRALVMHRNPDDQKMHRDLGFYDGWGTVAAQLAALVEN